In Pseudomonas lalkuanensis, the following are encoded in one genomic region:
- the ccmI gene encoding c-type cytochrome biogenesis protein CcmI — protein MIDFWLAAGLLLLVALAFLLIPVLRGRKAQTEEDRTSLNVALYQERLDELESQRAAGTLTAEQFDAGRAEAARELLADTEGADNGRTSRLGKALPLLAAIIVPALGFGLYLHWGASDKVELARELREQPRSIEEMTSRLERVVEAQPESAEGWYFLGRTYMAQDRAADAARAYEQAVKRGGREPELLGQWAQALYFASQKKLTPEVKALTEEALKADPNEITSLGLLGIAGFEEGRYQDAITYWERLIGQLPVDDPSRGALQGGIDKAREKLKESGVAVEEPKAAPAPAGAQLKVRVDLAADLKDKVQPDDSVFIFARATSGPPMPLAVKRMTVADLPVEVSLSDADAMMPQLKLSNFPQVQLVARISRSGNATAGEWIGSSSPLSTGSSDTQRLTIDSPDKK, from the coding sequence ATGATCGATTTCTGGCTCGCCGCCGGCCTGCTCCTGCTGGTCGCCCTGGCCTTCCTGCTGATCCCCGTGCTGCGTGGCCGCAAGGCCCAGACCGAGGAAGACCGTACCTCCCTCAACGTCGCCCTCTATCAGGAGCGCCTGGACGAGCTGGAAAGCCAGCGTGCCGCCGGCACCCTCACCGCCGAGCAGTTCGATGCCGGCCGCGCCGAGGCTGCCCGTGAACTGCTGGCCGATACCGAGGGCGCCGACAATGGTCGTACCTCGCGCCTGGGCAAGGCCCTGCCGCTGCTGGCCGCCATCATCGTGCCGGCGCTGGGTTTCGGCCTTTACCTGCACTGGGGCGCCAGCGACAAGGTGGAACTGGCACGCGAACTGCGCGAGCAACCGCGCAGCATCGAGGAAATGACCTCGCGCCTCGAGCGTGTGGTCGAGGCACAGCCGGAATCCGCCGAGGGCTGGTACTTCCTTGGGCGTACCTACATGGCCCAGGACCGTGCCGCCGACGCCGCCCGCGCCTATGAACAGGCGGTCAAGCGTGGTGGCCGCGAGCCCGAATTGCTGGGCCAGTGGGCACAGGCGCTGTACTTCGCCAGCCAGAAGAAACTGACCCCCGAGGTCAAGGCCCTGACCGAGGAAGCGCTGAAAGCCGACCCCAACGAAATCACCAGCCTTGGCCTGTTGGGCATCGCCGGCTTCGAGGAAGGCCGCTACCAGGATGCGATCACCTATTGGGAGCGCCTGATCGGCCAGCTACCGGTGGATGATCCTTCCCGTGGCGCCCTGCAGGGTGGGATCGACAAGGCCCGCGAGAAGCTCAAGGAAAGTGGTGTGGCGGTCGAAGAACCCAAGGCCGCCCCTGCACCGGCCGGTGCCCAGCTCAAGGTCCGGGTGGACCTGGCTGCGGACCTGAAAGACAAGGTGCAGCCTGACGACAGCGTATTCATCTTCGCCCGCGCCACCTCCGGCCCGCCCATGCCGCTGGCGGTCAAGCGCATGACCGTCGCCGACCTGCCGGTGGAAGTCAGCCTGAGCGACGCGGACGCCATGATGCCGCAACTCAAGCTCTCCAACTTCCCGCAGGTGCAGCTGGTCGCCCGGATCTCACGTAGTGGCAATGCGACCGCAGGCGAATGGATAGGAAGCAGTTCGCCGCTGTCTACTGGTTCGTCGGATACCCAACGACTGACCATCGACAGCCCGGACAAGAAATGA
- a CDS encoding helix-turn-helix transcriptional regulator: protein MDSLFREAALHASLGRAIEQIGADRFWKQLILLLHHCLPFDNALATFYPTGGAPQPLEEFDTEPQAGPASMPIYLDGLYLLDPFYQACREGLPSGFYRLEEIAPDHFRQSEYYLSYFHDNVLEDEVQFIHQLPGLGNLSLSLGMRRRFATEECGMLGLLSSWVLALMGQHWQRCMQVSQSPRRNDMASQVRDALSHFGAGVLSERELEIARLILRGYSSKAMAERLAISPETVKVHRRHLYAKLDISSQPELFSLFIQALGHDPQNP, encoded by the coding sequence ATGGACAGCCTGTTCAGGGAAGCGGCCCTGCATGCCAGCCTGGGTCGAGCCATCGAGCAGATCGGCGCCGACCGCTTCTGGAAGCAGCTGATCCTGCTGCTGCACCACTGCCTGCCGTTCGACAATGCCCTGGCCACCTTCTACCCCACCGGCGGCGCGCCACAGCCCCTGGAGGAGTTCGACACGGAACCCCAGGCCGGCCCGGCGTCCATGCCCATCTACCTGGATGGCCTCTACCTGCTCGATCCCTTCTACCAGGCCTGCCGCGAAGGCTTGCCCAGCGGCTTCTACCGGCTGGAAGAGATCGCCCCGGATCACTTTCGCCAGAGCGAGTACTACCTGAGCTACTTCCACGACAACGTGCTGGAAGACGAAGTGCAGTTCATCCACCAGTTGCCAGGCCTGGGCAACCTGTCGCTGTCGCTGGGGATGCGCCGGCGCTTCGCCACCGAGGAGTGCGGGATGCTGGGGTTGCTGTCGAGCTGGGTGCTGGCGCTGATGGGGCAGCACTGGCAGCGGTGCATGCAGGTGTCGCAATCACCACGCCGGAATGACATGGCCTCGCAGGTGCGCGACGCCCTGAGCCATTTCGGCGCGGGCGTGTTGTCGGAGCGGGAACTGGAAATCGCCCGGCTGATCCTGCGGGGCTACTCCTCCAAGGCGATGGCCGAGCGGCTGGCCATCTCACCGGAAACGGTGAAGGTCCATCGCCGCCATCTTTACGCCAAGCTGGACATCTCGTCCCAGCCGGAGCTGTTCTCGCTGTTCATCCAGGCCCTTGGCCACGATCCGCAGAATCCCTGA
- a CDS encoding DsbE family thiol:disulfide interchange protein, with protein sequence MKRLILVLPLVGFLAIAVFLYRGLFLDPAELPSALIGKPFPAFSLPNVTGERTLTEADLKGKPALVNVWGTWCVSCRVEHPVLNKLSQMGVTIYGVNYKDDNAAALKWLKEFHNPYQLDIRDEQGSLGLNLGVYGAPETFLIDKDGIIRHKFVGVIDDTVWREQLAPLYQSLVDEAGK encoded by the coding sequence ATGAAGCGTCTGATCCTCGTCCTGCCCCTGGTGGGCTTCCTCGCCATCGCGGTGTTCCTCTACCGCGGGCTGTTCCTCGATCCGGCGGAGTTGCCCTCGGCGCTGATCGGCAAGCCGTTCCCAGCCTTCTCGCTGCCCAACGTCACCGGCGAGCGCACCCTCACCGAGGCCGACCTCAAGGGCAAGCCCGCGCTGGTCAACGTCTGGGGCACCTGGTGCGTGTCCTGCCGTGTCGAGCACCCGGTGCTGAACAAGCTGTCGCAGATGGGCGTGACCATCTACGGCGTCAACTACAAGGACGACAACGCCGCCGCGCTGAAATGGCTGAAGGAGTTCCACAACCCCTACCAGCTGGACATCCGCGACGAGCAGGGCAGCCTCGGTCTGAACCTGGGCGTCTACGGCGCACCGGAGACCTTCCTGATCGACAAGGACGGCATCATCCGCCACAAGTTCGTCGGCGTGATCGACGACACCGTCTGGCGCGAGCAGCTGGCGCCGTTGTACCAGTCGCTGGTGGATGAGGCCGGCAAATGA
- a CDS encoding DUF4124 domain-containing protein: MLPRFAFAALALLLSQSLAAQVYQWRDADGKVHFTDTPPPQSHAVESDHQRVESLTAAPLAQPEAMAEAPSQVPASNTSQLHEKGTQQCSAAIVRMPTLINDTQKLGRDAVRKQKISQDQLDKAMYKMDDFYKGLKRNERECVSDYVASEKSRTSIDCLADTPDVLTFGQCMQFAEWAETFR, from the coding sequence ATGCTGCCCCGTTTCGCGTTTGCCGCTCTTGCGTTGCTGTTGTCCCAGTCCCTTGCCGCCCAGGTCTACCAATGGCGCGATGCCGATGGGAAGGTGCATTTCACCGACACGCCACCGCCACAGAGCCACGCGGTGGAGAGCGATCATCAGCGGGTCGAGAGCCTCACTGCCGCACCGCTTGCGCAGCCCGAGGCCATGGCGGAAGCCCCGTCGCAGGTGCCTGCGTCCAACACCAGCCAGCTCCACGAGAAGGGCACGCAGCAGTGCTCCGCCGCCATCGTGCGCATGCCTACGCTGATAAACGACACGCAGAAGCTCGGTCGCGATGCGGTGCGCAAGCAGAAGATCAGCCAGGACCAGCTCGACAAGGCCATGTACAAGATGGACGACTTCTACAAGGGCCTGAAGCGTAACGAGCGCGAGTGCGTGAGCGATTACGTGGCCAGCGAGAAGAGCCGGACGTCCATCGATTGCCTGGCCGACACGCCCGACGTGCTGACCTTCGGCCAATGCATGCAATTTGCCGAGTGGGCGGAGACGTTCCGATAG
- a CDS encoding heme lyase CcmF/NrfE family subunit: MIPELGHLALILALCMAVVQATLPLIGAWRGDRQWMSLAQPAAWGQFAFLAFAFGCLTYAFMADDFSVAYVASNSNSALPWYYKFSAVWGAHEGSLLLWALILGGWTFAVSIFSRQLPEVMLARVLAVMGMISIGFLLFLIITSNPFNRLLPNMPADGNDLNPLLQDFGLIVHPPMLYMGYVGFSVAFAFAIAALLGGRLDAAWARWSRPWTIIAWAFLSVGIVLGSWWAYYELGWGGWWFWDPVENASFMPWLVGTALIHSLAVTEKRGVFKSWTVLLAIAAFSLSLLGTFLVRSGVLTSVHAFASDPERGVFILAFLLLVVGGSLALFAVRAPVVKSQVGFALWSRETLLLVNNLVLVVAASMILLGTLYPLVLDALSGAKLSVGPPYFNALFLPLMAVLMLALAVGVLVRWKDTPLKWLLGMLGPVLIGSLLLGGLATFLFGDFHWAVLAVGALSAWVVLAGVRDFIDKTRHKGMLKGAAGLTRSYWGMQLAHAGIAVCALGVVLSSQYSAERDLRLAPGESVELGGYRFLFEGAVHHEGPNFTSDKGTLIVFDGDKQISVLHPEKRLYTVQQSVMTEAGIQAGFTRDLYVALGEPLDNGAWAVRVHVKPFVRWIWFGGLLMGLGGLLAAFDRRYRVKVKTRVREALGMAGAQA; encoded by the coding sequence ATGATTCCCGAACTCGGCCACCTGGCCCTGATTCTTGCCTTGTGCATGGCCGTCGTGCAGGCGACCTTGCCGCTGATCGGCGCCTGGCGCGGTGATCGCCAGTGGATGAGCCTGGCCCAGCCGGCCGCCTGGGGGCAGTTCGCCTTCCTGGCCTTCGCCTTCGGCTGCCTGACCTACGCCTTCATGGCGGACGATTTCTCCGTCGCCTATGTGGCCAGCAACTCCAACAGTGCGCTGCCCTGGTACTACAAGTTCAGCGCCGTGTGGGGCGCCCACGAGGGTTCGCTGCTGCTCTGGGCGCTGATCCTCGGCGGCTGGACCTTCGCCGTGTCGATCTTCTCCCGGCAGTTGCCGGAAGTGATGCTGGCCCGAGTGCTGGCCGTGATGGGCATGATCAGCATCGGCTTCCTGCTGTTTCTGATCATCACCTCCAACCCGTTCAACCGCCTGCTGCCGAACATGCCGGCCGACGGCAACGACCTCAACCCGCTGCTGCAGGACTTCGGCCTGATCGTCCACCCGCCGATGCTCTACATGGGCTACGTGGGCTTCTCGGTGGCCTTCGCCTTCGCCATCGCCGCACTGCTCGGCGGCCGCCTCGACGCCGCCTGGGCGCGCTGGTCGCGGCCGTGGACCATCATCGCCTGGGCCTTCCTCAGCGTCGGCATCGTGCTCGGCTCGTGGTGGGCCTATTACGAACTTGGCTGGGGCGGCTGGTGGTTCTGGGACCCGGTGGAAAACGCTTCCTTCATGCCCTGGCTGGTCGGTACCGCGCTGATCCACTCCCTGGCGGTGACCGAGAAGCGCGGCGTGTTCAAGAGCTGGACCGTGCTGCTGGCCATCGCGGCCTTTTCCCTGAGCCTGCTGGGTACCTTCCTGGTCCGTTCCGGCGTACTGACGTCGGTGCACGCTTTCGCTTCCGATCCGGAGCGCGGCGTGTTCATCCTGGCTTTCCTGCTGCTGGTGGTGGGCGGTTCCCTGGCGCTGTTCGCCGTGCGTGCACCGGTGGTCAAGAGCCAGGTGGGCTTCGCCCTCTGGTCCCGCGAGACCCTGCTGCTGGTGAACAACCTGGTGCTGGTGGTGGCGGCCTCGATGATCCTGCTGGGCACCCTCTACCCGCTGGTGCTGGATGCCTTGTCCGGCGCCAAGCTGTCGGTCGGCCCGCCGTACTTCAACGCCCTGTTCCTGCCATTGATGGCCGTGCTGATGCTGGCCCTGGCCGTCGGCGTGCTGGTGCGCTGGAAGGACACGCCGCTGAAGTGGCTGCTGGGCATGCTCGGCCCGGTCCTGATCGGCAGCCTCCTGCTCGGCGGCCTGGCCACCTTCCTCTTCGGCGACTTCCACTGGGCCGTGCTGGCCGTGGGGGCCCTGTCCGCCTGGGTGGTGCTGGCCGGTGTCCGCGACTTCATCGACAAGACCCGTCACAAGGGCATGCTCAAGGGCGCCGCTGGCCTGACCCGCAGCTACTGGGGCATGCAGCTGGCCCACGCCGGTATCGCCGTCTGCGCCCTGGGCGTGGTGCTTTCCAGCCAGTACAGCGCCGAGCGTGACCTGCGCCTGGCGCCGGGTGAGTCGGTTGAACTGGGGGGCTACCGCTTCCTCTTCGAAGGCGCGGTGCACCATGAGGGCCCGAACTTCACCTCCGACAAGGGCACGCTGATCGTCTTCGACGGCGACAAGCAGATCTCTGTGCTGCATCCGGAAAAGCGCCTTTACACCGTGCAGCAATCCGTGATGACCGAGGCCGGTATCCAGGCCGGTTTCACTCGCGACCTCTACGTCGCCCTCGGAGAGCCGCTGGACAACGGTGCCTGGGCCGTACGCGTACACGTAAAACCCTTCGTCCGCTGGATCTGGTTCGGCGGCCTGCTGATGGGCCTCGGCGGCCTGCTGGCGGCCTTCGACCGGCGCTACCGGGTGAAGGTTAAGACCCGCGTCCGCGAGGCGCTGGGCATGGCTGGAGCCCAAGCATGA
- a CDS encoding APC family permease has protein sequence MTASTPENGVLKPRLSTADVVAITVSSVTPASSVFVIAPFAIQQAGSGAFLSFVLAALLALMFAWCYAELGRAHKSAGGEYVYAKRVFGGMAGYATFLMVLAMLLFIPPVLATGAATYLNVALGTDLDSQHVALLVVAASYLLGILNIKLNAWVTGACLLLEVAALLVIVALGFGNATQPASVLLHPQSVENGVMGVAPMALVLGAVGTALFSYNGFGGAVLMAEDMKCGGRGVPRAVLWSLLLVVAIELIPLTAILIGAPSLQAMIASPDPIGYLLSSHGNETLSRLVSAGIFLSVFNAIIAIVIQIGRVIFSSGRDELWMPALNRAFTRIHPRWESPWLATLFLAIPSALLSFSSNLAEMTSFTVLLILMVYLIIALCALFSRALRRDVEHSYRMPLWPLPAVLAVTGAGYLLLNLVLEASLQDLSIIFGLLAVSILLYGIYGKLSPAFQKL, from the coding sequence ATGACCGCTTCCACCCCGGAGAATGGGGTGCTCAAGCCCAGGCTGAGCACCGCCGATGTCGTCGCCATCACGGTTTCCAGCGTTACCCCCGCCAGCTCGGTTTTCGTCATCGCCCCCTTTGCCATCCAGCAGGCCGGCAGTGGCGCGTTCCTGTCGTTCGTGCTGGCTGCCTTGCTGGCCCTGATGTTTGCCTGGTGCTACGCGGAACTGGGGCGTGCCCACAAGTCCGCTGGTGGCGAGTACGTCTATGCCAAGCGCGTGTTCGGCGGCATGGCGGGCTACGCGACTTTCCTCATGGTGCTGGCGATGCTGTTGTTCATTCCGCCGGTGCTGGCCACGGGAGCGGCGACCTACCTGAACGTCGCCCTCGGAACCGATCTCGACTCACAGCACGTGGCCCTGCTGGTCGTGGCGGCCAGCTATCTGCTGGGGATCCTCAATATCAAGCTCAATGCCTGGGTCACCGGGGCCTGCTTGCTGCTGGAAGTGGCGGCCTTGCTGGTCATAGTCGCGCTGGGCTTCGGCAATGCAACGCAGCCCGCCAGCGTGCTGCTGCATCCGCAGAGCGTGGAGAACGGCGTGATGGGGGTTGCCCCGATGGCGCTGGTACTGGGGGCCGTCGGCACGGCTCTGTTTTCCTACAACGGTTTCGGTGGCGCGGTGCTCATGGCCGAGGACATGAAGTGCGGCGGTCGTGGCGTTCCCCGGGCGGTTCTCTGGTCATTGCTGCTGGTGGTGGCCATCGAGCTGATTCCGCTGACCGCCATTCTCATCGGCGCACCCTCGCTCCAGGCGATGATCGCCAGTCCCGACCCCATCGGTTACCTGCTGTCGAGCCACGGCAACGAGACGCTGTCCCGACTGGTCAGCGCCGGTATTTTCCTCTCGGTGTTCAACGCCATCATCGCCATCGTCATCCAGATCGGCCGCGTGATCTTCAGCAGCGGCCGCGACGAGCTGTGGATGCCGGCCCTGAACCGTGCCTTCACCCGTATCCACCCCCGCTGGGAGTCGCCATGGCTGGCCACGCTGTTCCTGGCGATCCCCTCGGCGCTTCTCAGCTTCAGTTCCAACCTTGCGGAAATGACGTCCTTCACCGTGCTGCTGATTCTCATGGTCTATCTGATCATTGCCCTCTGCGCGCTGTTCAGCCGCGCGCTGCGGCGCGACGTGGAGCACAGCTACCGCATGCCGCTCTGGCCGTTACCCGCCGTGCTCGCGGTCACCGGTGCGGGCTATCTGCTGCTCAACCTCGTATTGGAAGCCTCCCTGCAGGACCTTTCGATCATCTTCGGGCTACTGGCCGTATCGATCCTTCTCTACGGTATCTACGGCAAGCTCAGCCCTGCCTTCCAGAAACTCTGA
- a CDS encoding sulfate ABC transporter substrate-binding protein has translation MKRLFSASLLAAGLALASAAHAAPTLLNVSYDVMRDFYKDYNAAFQKHWKAEKGENITLQMSHGGSSKQARAVIDGLPADVITMNQATDINALADNGGLVPQDWATRLPNNSAPFTSATVFIVRKGNPKGLKDWPDLLKDGVQVVVPNPKTSGNGRYTYLSAWGYVLKNGGDENKAREFVGKLFKQAPVLDTGGRAATTTFIQNQIGDVLVTFENEAEMIAREFGRGGFEVVYPSVSAEAEPPVAVVDKVVDKKGTRAAAEAYLKYLWSDEGQTIAANNYLRPRNPEILAKYADRFPKVEFLSVEKTFGNWRDVQKTHFNDGGIFDQVYTAQ, from the coding sequence GTGAAACGACTGTTCTCCGCCTCCCTCCTTGCCGCCGGCCTCGCCCTGGCCAGCGCCGCCCACGCCGCGCCCACGCTGCTCAACGTCTCCTACGACGTGATGCGCGACTTCTACAAGGACTACAACGCTGCCTTCCAGAAGCACTGGAAAGCGGAAAAAGGCGAGAACATCACCCTGCAGATGTCCCACGGCGGTTCCAGCAAGCAGGCCCGCGCGGTGATCGACGGCCTGCCCGCCGATGTCATCACCATGAACCAGGCCACCGACATCAACGCCCTGGCCGACAACGGCGGCCTGGTGCCACAGGACTGGGCAACCCGCCTGCCGAACAACAGTGCCCCCTTCACCTCCGCCACCGTATTCATCGTGCGCAAGGGCAACCCCAAGGGTCTGAAGGACTGGCCGGACCTGCTCAAGGATGGCGTTCAGGTAGTGGTCCCGAACCCCAAGACTTCCGGCAACGGCCGCTACACCTATCTCTCCGCTTGGGGCTACGTCCTGAAGAACGGCGGTGACGAGAACAAGGCCAGGGAATTCGTCGGCAAGCTGTTCAAGCAGGCGCCGGTGCTGGATACCGGTGGCCGTGCCGCTACCACCACCTTCATCCAGAACCAGATCGGCGACGTCCTGGTGACCTTCGAGAATGAGGCCGAAATGATCGCCCGCGAATTCGGTCGCGGCGGTTTCGAAGTGGTCTACCCCAGCGTTTCCGCCGAGGCCGAGCCTCCGGTGGCCGTGGTCGACAAGGTGGTGGACAAGAAAGGCACCCGCGCCGCCGCCGAGGCCTACCTCAAGTACCTGTGGAGCGACGAGGGCCAGACCATCGCCGCCAACAACTACCTGCGCCCGCGCAATCCGGAAATCCTCGCCAAATACGCCGACCGCTTCCCCAAGGTAGAATTCCTTTCCGTGGAGAAGACCTTCGGTAACTGGCGCGACGTACAGAAGACCCACTTCAACGACGGCGGCATCTTCGACCAGGTCTACACCGCGCAGTAA
- a CDS encoding DmpA family aminopeptidase → MRARQLGISIGLGTPGEFNAITDVPGVRVGHSTICEGRDGKPVRTGVTVVQPRDGSAREQPCFAGCHVLNGNGDATGLEWIREAGLLTTPIAITNTHSVGVVRDALVAAERDDAGDSVYWCMPVVMETFDGLLNDIWGQHVGAAQVQAALAEAGTGPVAEGPVGGGTGMICHEFKGGIGTSSRQLAAEQGGWTVGALVQANHGVRRELRVDGYPVGRLLQGIESPFAERDTPGMGSIVVILATDAPLLPHQCQRLAQRASIGIARTGGGTEDSSGDIFLAFATGNRDLPPADYARKDLPFSTPLAMVNNDHISPLFAAAAEAVEEAIVNALLAGYEMTCADGRKVPAMSGDLLLEALKGLGWKPAR, encoded by the coding sequence ATGCGCGCGCGTCAACTTGGTATCAGCATCGGACTCGGTACGCCGGGTGAGTTCAACGCCATCACGGATGTGCCGGGGGTTCGGGTCGGGCACAGCACGATCTGCGAGGGGCGTGACGGAAAGCCGGTCCGCACCGGTGTGACGGTGGTGCAGCCCCGGGACGGTTCGGCGCGCGAGCAGCCCTGCTTCGCCGGCTGTCACGTACTCAACGGGAATGGTGATGCCACCGGACTGGAATGGATCCGCGAGGCGGGTCTGTTGACCACGCCCATCGCCATCACCAATACCCACAGCGTCGGCGTGGTGCGCGATGCGCTGGTAGCGGCGGAAAGGGACGACGCCGGAGATTCGGTCTACTGGTGCATGCCGGTGGTGATGGAGACCTTTGACGGTCTGTTGAATGACATCTGGGGTCAGCACGTCGGTGCGGCCCAGGTGCAGGCGGCGCTGGCCGAAGCTGGCACAGGCCCGGTGGCCGAGGGGCCGGTTGGTGGCGGAACCGGCATGATCTGCCATGAGTTCAAGGGCGGCATCGGCACCTCGTCGCGGCAGTTGGCGGCGGAGCAGGGCGGCTGGACGGTGGGCGCCCTGGTCCAGGCCAACCACGGCGTGCGTCGTGAGCTGCGTGTGGACGGCTACCCGGTGGGGCGGCTGTTGCAGGGGATCGAGTCGCCCTTCGCCGAGCGCGACACCCCCGGCATGGGCTCCATCGTGGTGATCCTCGCCACCGACGCGCCACTGTTGCCGCACCAGTGCCAGCGCCTGGCCCAGCGCGCCTCCATCGGCATCGCCCGCACCGGCGGTGGCACGGAGGACTCCAGCGGCGACATCTTCCTGGCCTTTGCCACCGGAAACCGGGACTTGCCGCCGGCGGACTACGCGCGCAAGGACCTGCCCTTCAGCACGCCACTCGCCATGGTCAACAACGATCACATCTCGCCGTTGTTCGCGGCAGCCGCGGAAGCGGTGGAGGAAGCCATCGTCAATGCGTTGCTGGCCGGGTATGAGATGACCTGTGCCGATGGCCGAAAAGTGCCGGCGATGAGCGGGGATCTGCTGCTGGAGGCATTGAAAGGCCTGGGATGGAAACCTGCCCGCTGA
- a CDS encoding cytochrome c-type biogenesis protein — protein sequence MKRLIAAALLGLALTGIARAAIDTYEFKDEAERERFRVLTEELRCPKCQNQNIADSNAPIATDLRREIFRMLEEGKSNDEIVDFLVARYGDFVRYKPPVNARTLLLWYGPAGLLVGGLVVLGIIVVRRRRVENSPAQVLLSADEQARLDALLNSENQDKKDS from the coding sequence ATGAAGCGCCTGATCGCCGCCGCGTTGCTGGGCCTGGCCCTGACCGGCATCGCCCGCGCCGCCATCGATACCTACGAGTTCAAGGACGAGGCCGAGCGCGAGCGCTTCCGCGTCCTGACCGAGGAACTGCGCTGCCCGAAGTGCCAGAACCAGAACATCGCCGACTCCAACGCACCCATTGCCACCGACCTGCGCCGGGAAATCTTCCGCATGCTGGAAGAGGGCAAGAGCAACGACGAGATCGTCGACTTCCTGGTGGCCCGCTATGGCGATTTCGTGCGTTACAAGCCGCCGGTCAACGCCCGCACGCTGCTGCTCTGGTACGGCCCTGCGGGCCTGCTGGTGGGCGGCCTGGTGGTGCTGGGCATCATCGTCGTGCGTCGCCGCCGGGTCGAGAACAGTCCGGCCCAGGTACTGCTATCCGCCGATGAGCAGGCGCGCCTCGACGCCCTGCTGAACTCCGAGAACCAGGACAAGAAAGACTCATGA